The DNA segment GATCCGGCGCAGTCCGCCGAGCACGGTCTTGGTGTCGACGCCGAAGTCGATCAGGCAGGCGATCTCGTCGACTCCCGCGGCGCGCACGGCCTCGACCGTGCGGCCGGCGTCCTCGACGGTTCCGAACAGACCCCGCTGTTCGAAGTAGGTCTCGAAGGACCGGGTGAGGAGGAAGTCGACGTCCTCGTCGTCCAGGGCGTCCAGGTCGAGATCGGGGTCGGCCCCGGTGAACGAGCGGGTCACCAGGTGGAGGGAGCTGCGGAGGTAGTCGCGCAAGGGCCCGCGCACGGTGTCGCGGGCCTCGGCGCGGGTCCCGGCGAGATAGGTGTGGAGCATGAGGACGACATGGCCGTCCCATCCGTCGTGGGCGCGGCGGGCCGTCCGGCGGTACTCGGCGATCTTCTCGGTGAGTTCGTCGAGGCTCTGGTGGAGCAGATGCGTCAGCACCCCGGCGCGGGCCCGGGCGGCGGCGCGGAAGGTGTCCGGCTCGCCCGCGCTGGTCACCCAGACCGGCAGCTCCGGCTGCACGGGCGGGGGGAAGACCCGGACCGTGGTGGGCGCTCCGTTTCCGTCGGTCACGTCGAGCGGTTCGCCGCGCCACAGGCGTCGTACCTCTTCGAGGCGCTGGAGCAGCACCGTCTTGCGGTCGGCGTACGCGGCGCGGCCGAGGGCGAAGTCGGCGGGGTGCCAGCCGGAGGCGAAGGAGACGCCCACCCGGCCGCCCGAGAGGTTGTCCACCACGGACCATTCCTCGGCGATGCGGGCGGGGTGGTGGAGGGGCGCGACGACGCTTCCCGCGCGGATGGCGATGCGGTCCGTGGCGGTGGCGAGCGCGGCGCCCGTCACCGCCGGGTTCGGGTAGAGCCCCCCGAAGGGGTGGAAGTGGCGCTCGGGCGTCCATACGGCCGTGAAGCCGTCGCGGTCGGCGAACCGGGCGCCCTCCAGCAGCAGTTCGTACCGCCCGCGAGGGTCGCCGGCCGGCGTGCCGGCGCTGTCGTCGGCGAAGTAGAAGAGGCTGAAGTCCATGGTGGTGGTCCCCTGTCGGTCGGTCGCGGTCCGGCCTCGCCGGGCGGGTCTCACTCGGTGGGGCGCATCCGCCGCAGCGGTGGCCGGGAGGTGCGCGCGCCGTCCAGGCGCGGCGCGAGATCGGCCACTCTCGGCGCGTCGAACAGCGTGCCCACCGGGACGTCGACGCCCAGGTCGGCGCGGATGCGGCTGACCAGGCGGGTGGCGAGCAGCGAGTGGCCGCCGAGATCGAAGAAGCTCTCGTCGGTGCCGACCTCGTCCAGGCCGAGCAGTTCCGCGTACATCGCGCACAGGGCCTTCTCCCGGTCCGTGCGCGGACGGCGGGGGCCCGTGGGCCCGTCGGGCCGCGCGGTGGGCGGAGCGGGCAGGGCCGCGCGGTCCGTCTTGCCGTGCGGGCCGAGCGGGAGGCGGTCCAGGACCACCACGGCCGACGGCATCATGAAGTCGGGCAGGAACGCGGCGACCCGGCGGCGCACCGCCGCGCGGACGCGGTGCTCGTCGGCCGCCGTGCGCGGGGCGCTGACGTAGCGCGCGAGGTCGCGGTGCCCCGGGTGGCGCACCGGGCGGTCGGGAGTGGCCCCGCCCGCGGTGAACTCGGCGTCGAAGCACGTGTCGTCGCCGTCGGCGGGCCAGCGCAGCGCGACGGCGTAGCCGAGTTCCTCGCCGAGCCGGGCGAGGTGTTCGGGGTCGGCGCCGGCGCGGCGGGAGCGGGCCGGACCGGGGAGGTAGCCGGTCACGCGGGCGTTGGGCACACCGGTGACCGTGAAGCGCGCGGGACGCCGGGTGCGGGCGATGCTCGCGACGGTGTCCGGGGTGCGGGCGTCGGCGCCCCAGCGCAGCACGAGGCCGGGCGCGGGGTCGTCCGGGGCGGGACCGGTGCCCAGGACCGCGTCGTAGCGCAGCGCGGTGAGTTCGTTGATCCGTTCACCGCGCTTCAACCGCACGTCGCAGGTGGTGAACCGGCCGGAGCCGGCCGCGTAGGCGGCGAAGTAGTCGGGGTCGACGAGGAGTTCCGGTACGTCCCGGGCGCCACCGTCGGCCGCGAGGCGGGCGCGGTCGCGCAGCCGGAGGTTTCTGACGTCGCCGACGAAGACCCGGCCGCCGGGGGCCAGGGCCTGCCCGGCCGCGTCGAGCACGCGGGCCAGGTAGCCGCCGCTCGGGAAGTACTGCGCCACGGAGTTGAGGACGACCACGTCGAAGTGGCCGGCCGGGATGCCGGTGGCGTCGTGCGCGGTCTGCCGCCGCAGCACCACTCGGCCGTCGGGAAGTCCGAGCCGGTCCACCCGCGGGCGCAGCCGGCGGATCGCCCCGGCGGAGAAGTCGAGTCCCCAGTACTCGGCGGTGTGCGGCGCGAGTTCGGTGAGGAGCAGGCCGCTGCCGACGCCGATCTCCAGCACGCGGGCGGGGCGCAGTTCCCGGATGCGGCGGACGGTGGCGTCCCGCCACTCGCGCATGTCCTCGACCGGGATGGGGGTGCCGTCGCGGCTGTCGTGCCAGCCGGTGAAGTCGTCCTCGCCGGGGTCCGCCGCGCCGGGCGCCGTGTACACGGCCTCGTGGAGCCGGCGCCAGTCCTCGACGCGTCCGCTCTCGCCGCCGTCGGCCGGGCCGGGCGGGGCCTCGGGGACCACGTACGCCACGATCGCGGGCTCGCCGAGCCGGTCCTCCCGGAGCACCACCGCGGCCTGGGCCACCCCGTCGGCGGCGGCGACATGGGCCTCGACCTCTCCCAACTCGATGCGGTGGCCGCGCAGTTTGACCTGGTCGTCGGCGCGGCCCACGAACTCCAGCCGGCCGTCCGAGGTGCGGCGCGCCAGATCGCCGGTGCGGTAGGCGCGGGTTCCGGGGGGACCGTACGGGTCGGCGACGAAGCGTTCCGCGGTCCGGCCGGGGCGGCCGCGGTAGCCGCGCGCGAGTCCGGCGCCGGCGACGTACAGCTCACCGGTCACGCCCGTCGGGACGGGACGCAGCAGCTCGTCCAGGACGTGCACGCGTGTCCCGCGCACGGGGTCGCCGATGGGCGGGAGGGTCCCGTCGCCGCGCAGCGGCTCGCTCATCGTGGCGCAGACCGTCGTCTCGGAGGGCCCGTAGCCGTTGCGGAGGACGCGGCCCCTCGACCAGCGGGCGGCGAGTTCCGGGCCGCACGCCTCGCCCGCGACGACGATGGTGGTGACGCCGGACAGGGCGTCGGGCGGCAGGGCGCCGAGGACGGCGGGCGGTACGGTCAGATGGCTGATCGCGTGCTCGTCGGCGAGCCGGACGAGGTCCGGTCCTGGCAGCAGCCGGGCCGCCGGGGCCAGGACGAGGGCGGCGCCCGCCGTGAGGGCCATGCCCACCTCCCAGAAGAAGGCGTCGAACCCGGCGGAGGCGAACTGAAGGACCCGGCTCTCGGGGCCCACGTTCAGGGTGGCCGCCTGGTGGGCGACGAGGTTGGCGTATCCGGCCCGGGTGACGGCGACGGGTTTGGGGGTGCCGGTGGAGCCGGACGTGTAGATCACGTAGGCGAGATGGTCCGGGCACGAACGGCGTTCGGGGTCCGGGCACGGACGGCGCGCGGGGTCCGGGCCGGTGGCGGGGCGCGCGGGGTCTTCCCGCTCCGCGTCCAGGACGTCCAGCCGGGGCACCGACGCCGCGGACGCCGCATCGGGCAGGGTGGTGCGCGCGGCGGTCAGCAGCAGCGCCGGGCACGCGTCGGTGAGGATGTGGGCGATGCGGGCGGCGGGGTAGCGGGGGTCGACCGGCAGGAACGCGGCTCCCGTCTTCCACACCGCGAGCACCGCGACGATCAGTTCGACCGACCTGTCCAGGAGCGCCGCGACGACGTCGTCGGGACCGGTACCGCGCGCGGCGAGGCGGTGGGCGAGCCGGCCCGCGCGGGCGTCGAGTTCGCCGTAGCTCACCCGCTGCCCCTCGAAGCACACGGCGACGGCGTCCGGCGCGCGCAGCGCCCGTTCCTCGAACAGGTCGAGGGCCGCGCGGGGTTCGGGGAGCGCGGGTGCCGCGGTGGCCGGTGGCCGCGGGCGCTCCTCCTCGGTCAGCAGGTCGTAGTGGTCGATGCGGCGGTCCGGGTCACTGGCCGCGGTCCGCAGGGCGGCGGTCAGCCGGGCGGCCAGCCGGTGTGCGGAGGCCGTCTCGAAGAGGTCGAGAGAGTACTCCAGTTCGCCGCGCAGCCCGCCGGGAGCACCGTCGGCGGTGTGCAGTTCGGTGACCGACAGGGCCAGGTCGAACCTGGCCCGGTCCCGCTCCACGGCGTGCGGCGTGACCGTCAGCCCGGCACCGAAGTCCCAGTCGGCGTGAGCGGTGTTCTGGAAGGCCAGCATGACCTGGAAGAGCGGCTGGTCGTGGCCCGCGCGCCGCGGGTTGAGGTCCTCGACGAGCCGGTCGAAGGGCAGGTCCTGGTGTTCGGCGGCGGCCAGGCCGGTCTCCCTGACCTGTTCCAGCAGCGCGCGGAACGTGGGATTGCCGCGGGTGTCGGTCCTGAGCAGGAGCGTGTTCACGAAGAAGCCCACGAGGTCGTCGAGGGCGGGATCGCCCCGCCCCGCGCTCGCGACGCCGAGCGGGATGTCGTGCCCGGCACCCAGCCGGGTCAGCAGCACCGCGAGTCCGGCGCGGACCACCATGAACAGGGTGCAGCGGTGCTCGCGCGCCAACTCCAGCAGGGCCCGGTGGAGTTCGGCGTCGCAGGTGAAGGGGACGGTCCCGCCCCGGCCGCTCGCGTCCTGCCCGCCGGCGCGCCGGGCGCGGGCGGCCCGCTCCCCGGGCAGTGGCAGGCGTTCGGGCAGGCCGTCGAGTTCCTTGCGCCAGTAGGCCAGTTGACGGCTGTGGAGGCTGTCCGGGGCGTCCGGGTCGCCCAGCAGCGCGCGCTGCCACAGGGTGTAGTCGGCGTACTGGACGGGCAGTTCGGGCCGGTCGGGGGCGCGGCCGGCGTGGCGGGCCCGGTAGGCGAGGGCCAGGTCACGGGCGAGCGGGCCGAGGGACCAGCCGTCGCTGGCGATGTGGTGCGTGACCAGCAGCAGGACATGGGTGCCGGGCGCCGGGCGGAACAGCGCCGCGCGCAGCGGGGCCTGCCGGGCCAGGTCGAAGGGGACATCCGCCGCGTGGCGCAGCGCGTCGGCGAGGCCGTCCTCGGTGACGGTCGACAGGGGCAGGTCCGGACGGGACCCGGCGGGGCCGAGGATGTGCTGGTACGGCTCGCCGCCCTCGTCGGGGAAGACGGTACGCAGCACTTCGTGCCGTACGACGACGTCGTGCAGGGCCGCCCGGAGGGCCGGGCGGTC comes from the Streptomyces sp. SUK 48 genome and includes:
- a CDS encoding non-ribosomal peptide synthetase is translated as MTDGPPDTLTRFLDGVRRHPDRPAVLTPTGGLTFAGLHERVEALAAALRRAGAGPGTVTGVALRRCPDLVAAPLAVWRTGSAFTLLDPAHPGARLRALAEGAGTTVVVAAGGHDWGPGVTRVDPQAAEGAQAEGAQVPPGRGSLPECAVPRDAIAYVVHTSGSAGRPKPVLVSHANVAHLVGALESAGCHPAAPGRVAWLAGLSFDASVQQWLRVCRGDTLVLPDERTRQDPRRLAAFLRAARVTDLDATPSLWALLRPHLVRRAPGELPLRLHLGGEPVPPAMWEDLVTPAADGSVTALNLYGPAECTIDATAAPVTGPAPVIGGPLPGVRAHLLDRRLRPVPDGESGELYLAGGQVALGYAGLPALTAARYVAEPGGPAGSRMYRTGDRARRSASGALVYEGRVDDQFKLHGVRIEPGEIEAVLAGHPAVARAVVALREDRPGDRRVVAYVTARADADPPGPAELRAHCARLLPPVLVPSAVVVLDAFTPAPGGKVDRSALPAPDYARAGRGGTPNGARERRLCLLYADVLGVPRVGPRDDFFELGGHSLLAMRLIGRVRAALGTEAEVRDLFAAPTPAALAERLGAAAPSRRPVLRRLARPARLPLSYAQRRLWFLDRLHGPGASYNEHIALRFEGPLDRPALRAALHDVVVRHEVLRTVFPDEGGEPYQHILGPAGSRPDLPLSTVTEDGLADALRHAADVPFDLARQAPLRAALFRPAPGTHVLLLVTHHIASDGWSLGPLARDLALAYRARHAGRAPDRPELPVQYADYTLWQRALLGDPDAPDSLHSRQLAYWRKELDGLPERLPLPGERAARARRAGGQDASGRGGTVPFTCDAELHRALLELAREHRCTLFMVVRAGLAVLLTRLGAGHDIPLGVASAGRGDPALDDLVGFFVNTLLLRTDTRGNPTFRALLEQVRETGLAAAEHQDLPFDRLVEDLNPRRAGHDQPLFQVMLAFQNTAHADWDFGAGLTVTPHAVERDRARFDLALSVTELHTADGAPGGLRGELEYSLDLFETASAHRLAARLTAALRTAASDPDRRIDHYDLLTEEERPRPPATAAPALPEPRAALDLFEERALRAPDAVAVCFEGQRVSYGELDARAGRLAHRLAARGTGPDDVVAALLDRSVELIVAVLAVWKTGAAFLPVDPRYPAARIAHILTDACPALLLTAARTTLPDAASAASVPRLDVLDAEREDPARPATGPDPARRPCPDPERRSCPDHLAYVIYTSGSTGTPKPVAVTRAGYANLVAHQAATLNVGPESRVLQFASAGFDAFFWEVGMALTAGAALVLAPAARLLPGPDLVRLADEHAISHLTVPPAVLGALPPDALSGVTTIVVAGEACGPELAARWSRGRVLRNGYGPSETTVCATMSEPLRGDGTLPPIGDPVRGTRVHVLDELLRPVPTGVTGELYVAGAGLARGYRGRPGRTAERFVADPYGPPGTRAYRTGDLARRTSDGRLEFVGRADDQVKLRGHRIELGEVEAHVAAADGVAQAAVVLREDRLGEPAIVAYVVPEAPPGPADGGESGRVEDWRRLHEAVYTAPGAADPGEDDFTGWHDSRDGTPIPVEDMREWRDATVRRIRELRPARVLEIGVGSGLLLTELAPHTAEYWGLDFSAGAIRRLRPRVDRLGLPDGRVVLRRQTAHDATGIPAGHFDVVVLNSVAQYFPSGGYLARVLDAAGQALAPGGRVFVGDVRNLRLRDRARLAADGGARDVPELLVDPDYFAAYAAGSGRFTTCDVRLKRGERINELTALRYDAVLGTGPAPDDPAPGLVLRWGADARTPDTVASIARTRRPARFTVTGVPNARVTGYLPGPARSRRAGADPEHLARLGEELGYAVALRWPADGDDTCFDAEFTAGGATPDRPVRHPGHRDLARYVSAPRTAADEHRVRAAVRRRVAAFLPDFMMPSAVVVLDRLPLGPHGKTDRAALPAPPTARPDGPTGPRRPRTDREKALCAMYAELLGLDEVGTDESFFDLGGHSLLATRLVSRIRADLGVDVPVGTLFDAPRVADLAPRLDGARTSRPPLRRMRPTE
- a CDS encoding MupA/Atu3671 family FMN-dependent luciferase-like monooxygenase, whose translation is MDFSLFYFADDSAGTPAGDPRGRYELLLEGARFADRDGFTAVWTPERHFHPFGGLYPNPAVTGAALATATDRIAIRAGSVVAPLHHPARIAEEWSVVDNLSGGRVGVSFASGWHPADFALGRAAYADRKTVLLQRLEEVRRLWRGEPLDVTDGNGAPTTVRVFPPPVQPELPVWVTSAGEPDTFRAAARARAGVLTHLLHQSLDELTEKIAEYRRTARRAHDGWDGHVVLMLHTYLAGTRAEARDTVRGPLRDYLRSSLHLVTRSFTGADPDLDLDALDDEDVDFLLTRSFETYFEQRGLFGTVEDAGRTVEAVRAAGVDEIACLIDFGVDTKTVLGGLRRIGELRARSTAV